ACATACATTGAAAACATAACAACATAAATGGAAAATTACGAATGACAGGGGAGTATTGTCAGACATGAGTGTTACTTGATTGGTCCAACAAAGTAGAATTATCCTGTCATGAAGTCATGTGGTGGTGAAGTGAAAATGAAGTAAAAACACATCTAGTTGCATTTAGGCTTTGGGTCATTGTCAATAAACTGTCGTCAGAAGCTGTGTTTTGTCTCAAAACATTCACATAATATATGTAAAAATCCTCAGGAACAtggatacaaaacaatacaaatcaCATATTGAGAGACCTGCTCTCCATCCACTTTTGGATGACCTACTTAAGAACCTTTGTGCTCTCTTCTAATAAAACACTTGTGCCAATTAAGGATTTTAAATCTCACGGATAAGACATCTCTTCATTGCTGGAATGCAACTTCAATTCTGACCTTTTTAGtgcctgtcatgtttttttttttcccaaaccagCACACGACAAGACAGCGTGCAAGGTGACGACAGTACTTTGAGAGTAAGCTATTTATACAGATGCTTGTGGGAAGGTGGCGCTCGACCAGATGATGACCGTCTGATCGGGGTTGAAGAATTGTTCCTTCGGCGTAACAATGAGAATAGAATGTGGAACTACCTCACTTTGAGCGCTTTTTAGCTGTACAATTATTCTTTTCAAATTAGTGCAGCTTACTTGAGTCACTGAACCCGAAACACTGGAGCACACTACCGAAGATACACCAAATTTGCACTTGCTGCAAGGCtgaccagctgactttggacgaaAGGCAAGACGAGATGTTTGACAACCATTCACGCACATGGCTAACATCTATGCTTTTAGAATATGGTTAGTCTGAGTACCTGGAGACAACTCATGTATGCACGCGGAAAACAAACTCCATGAAGGAATGCCAAAGCGAACAGAGAACCTgcgaactgtgaggcagacgtgccaaCCAACTGTGCTGCCCTGAGGTGTGCATTTGTTAATGAACTCACATCACAGCCAGGCATCTGCTCATGCAGACGCCACCAGAGTGAGGATAGGATTTTTTATGCGacaaaatataattattatatgtatttataAAACTTGGGGGATAATTTTTATTCCGGTTTCTCTATTTTCTGACCAACCACAACCAACATGCAAGGTAATGATTAAAAACTATAATGGAGATTTGTTCCTGAATTGTTGTATGCCATCCTGTAGTTACAAGCGGGCTGCTGGATACATTCATTTGTAAAATGGATTCCCACAACATAAATACAGTATGCGTAAGGCGGAAGTTAAATGTGGTGTGTGTTAAATGACAAGACTGAACTTCGACAGAGTGAATCcatcttcttcctttcataactttgctgctgtgaattgggatttttttccattgagagactaataaaggttttcttataagTGAGCATGAGGTAACATTGAATGGTGCAAACGGAAGAGACTGGAGCAACGCTTTTGCTACACCTTCAACTGATCACAGGGAATTTCAATTAATAGTTGTGCGGCAACAGGATGAACCCGAATGTCCATCCCCTTCTTCACGTTGTCTTTTAAAGAGGAAAAAACATCCAAATGCAGTATGGTCCATGTCAGAGTTGTTGGCGAACATCCACGTTTAGAATGCacgttccctcctcctcctcctcctcctcctctttaagCTCAGCACCAGTGTCCATTGTCTAGTCCTCCATTTCTATGGTAACAGAAGGGTCTTGATCCTCAACTGAAATTGGAGGGGGGAGAAAATATAAATGACCGTTCCATTTTAAAGAGTTTACACATTGTTGGTGATGTAGCCGatggccaccagagggcagtaTCGGGTAAAGTACGGCCCATCATGTCCAAAGATATTTCAGTCAGGTTGCCACTCAGAAGCCATTACATTACAATGCCACATGACCGTGGCCTCTATAGTCATTTGGACATTGTctgtattcattttaatgttGAATGGGAAGGCGGAGTGTTTTGGAAACCTTGATGACACCAGAGACTGATCATAATGCTCCGGAGGAAATAACATCGCCACTGAGTGTGCAATGAGGTCATCATGTTTGGAAACAGCACCTGtctccattcattttagatgtCTCAGGCTGCTCTCTGTTGTGAGATGTGTTGACAGAGGTTTATTGAAAGGTCAAATTCTTTTGAAGTGTCACGTTGAGGAAAACATATTGTGAAATGAGGAAGTACTGCACAAAAACCCTGGGTTTCCAGTTTTACCAGTGGACAGACGATCTTAAAAGGCAGTGGGAGGTTAAATCAGAAGCAAATCATCCTTAAGATACCAGCAACATATTTAATTTCAGTTGGGCTGATGTTAAATTAGAACTACTTTTTCGGCTATCTGGTGTCTGAGACTTCAGTTAATATGAAATGTTTACTAACTCAACCACATAACGCTCTAACTTTAACTCAGTGGTGCCCCATGTAAATGGCATTGGTCAGTTCAGAGGTCACGGACAAAACAATGTGGTGTGTTGTTTGCTTTGACAAGACAAGAGGATCTGCTGATAATGTGGATTCATCAGCAAAGATGTGGTCATGTGGTGCATTCCAGACCACATTCAATTGAGATTTAGGTTCAGCAATTGTCTACATTTGTCGACGGCAttctttgtgaatttttttccccatcctaaAATGTTACATTATGAGAAGCTGGATTTTGTTGGCTCATGTGAAAACTCAACACAAAAGCCaaacaattgaaaatgacaGTTCATTATGTATGTAATGATCTACGAGGATTTGCATACAGCTCTGAAAAATAATgaggacaaaaacaacattaGACCTTTTTTTGTAGTATTTTGACTACTTTGGAATGTGATTTGAATCAGATGAACTTTAAATCCTTCAATTGTACATTATTACAAAAGAAGCAAGCAAGATATTGTCCCTTGAAGTATAGTCCACACGATATCTTCAGTGTTATGGTTGCCAGATTTCAAACTTGAAAGCCTTTGTATGGTCacttaaaatcacatttaagaAGCCTGACCAttgccaaaaaaaaccaaacaaacaaaaatggccgaTGGCCATTCATCTGATTATGGGCGATTTAGTATAAAACACTCATTGCAAAGTGAACTGCGTGAGCCTTTATCACATTCTGAGACTCATCACATGTGTTGTACCACATCACTTCTTTCCAAGccataaaaaaatgcagtgcCAGTCAAAGAAGATGGAAAAAATGGTGATATGTCGAAAAGCAGGGCTTGCTTCCATTTTCTTGGATAGAACTGGCGCGGTGCATACTTCGTTTCCTACATTTTTGCCACAAGCTTTGCTATTACATCGACAGGTGAATATGAAATGATTGGCCAAAGCTTTTTGAAAATTcttaaggaaaataaaaatttgatgaaacaaatttaagacaaactttttgttcattttcttttgtcattaggACTGGAAACTAAATGACTTCTTCAAATTATAAGAGACGCTTTATTGACAATGAACATCTGCTGCTAGAATTGAACTCATTCAATTCCCATGATGTATAAAGACGTCTTGAAAACCCGTTATGGCTCGCTACCCATGACGTATTTATATGTcattaactttttttgtggCATTAAAACAGGTGGGATTGAGGGGTTTGCTCCAGTAAAAATGGGtgagattgaatgagttaagaaagcCCCAATATTCAAGTGACTCACCCCAGCTTCCTTCTTCAGACGCGTCATCTGACTCCTCCCACATCTCCTTGTTTGCCAGTAAGGGGTTCTGACACTCACTCCGATTCTTTAAAGGAAAGTAGTGTCCATTACCTtgactgaaaagaaaatggcacAAAAAGACACATTACAACAGGCCATGACACCATAATGTCAAGATCAAATTAACCTTGTGAAAACAGGGATGAACCAGAGTCTTCTGTCTTTTCCGAATACTTGCTGCAGATTTTTGCGTATTCCAACATTGAAACCGTGTCTGTCTGGCCCGTTGACAAAAACTGGAGCTGAAAAGGCCTCTGGGAAAGGTGAAATGGAGTCAAAATATGCCACACACACGCTTGCcaatttttaaattcattttgtgaCATACCTAAAGTGGATCTGTTTTTCGCCACCAACCAACAGTGGTAACTGAAGAGGAACATGAGACTGACAAAAAACATGAGTGCCACAAACATGAGAAAGAGGACATGGAACTTTGCCGGACCATTTGGCAAATCCCCCTGGGAGAGAATGTTACAGGAGAATAAATGGTGGTGTCAAACTTACTGCTCGTTACACCTTAGAAGAACACTTACCACCCAGAATTTAATGAAATACTGAAAGACTGTGACTGCGATATATATGCAGTACAGCATTGAATAGTAGAGGAAAAGTAGGAAAAACTTGTAGTTTGAAAAGCCAACACAGTTGTTCACCCTAAAGGAAAATCAGATTAGAATGTCAAGTGGACACTCAAATGTTGACTAAAGGGACTgggcgagaaaaaaaagcttaccAAGGACAGTGGTGGTCCATTTTCAAAACacacctagaaaaaaaaaagaatgttctaAATAATTTACAATTCTTCAGGCACTTATTTTGGTTAAATAGACAAAAACCCCAATCAATCatcatgtgttaaaaaaaaagaaaaatgtgaaaaatggaaGAGAGGAATTTGCTTTGACACACTCCCAAATGGGAATTCACCCCAACCTGAATTGTGTATCGTAGACCAGT
This window of the Hippocampus zosterae strain Florida chromosome 1, ASM2543408v3, whole genome shotgun sequence genome carries:
- the zdhhc15b gene encoding palmitoyltransferase ZDHHC15B isoform X1 codes for the protein MALSRGLRCCQRVFSWIPVLIIASVMLWSYYAYVFQLCLFTLSNTLEKVAYLLVFHVSFGMFSWTYWKSIFTPAASPCKKFQLSYSDKQRYEMVESPDAQKQILVEIAKKLPIYTRAQSGGIRFCDRCQVLKPDRCHHCSVCEMCVLKMDHHCPWVNNCVGFSNYKFFLLFLYYSMLYCIYIAVTVFQYFIKFWVGDLPNGPAKFHVLFLMFVALMFFVSLMFLFSYHCWLVAKNRSTLEAFSAPVFVNGPDRHGFNVGIRKNLQQVFGKDRRLWFIPVFTSQGNGHYFPLKNRSECQNPLLANKEMWEESDDASEEGSWVEDQDPSVTIEMED
- the zdhhc15b gene encoding palmitoyltransferase ZDHHC15B isoform X2 produces the protein MSVYSYCYAYCFILSFRRVLLASQWPFCVRTGRMFKCANFAKYILLLFLQSPCQTHWKRSIFTPAASPCKKFQLSYSDKQRYEMVESPDAQKQILVEIAKKLPIYTRAQSGGIRFCDRCQVLKPDRCHHCSVCEMCVLKMDHHCPWVNNCVGFSNYKFFLLFLYYSMLYCIYIAVTVFQYFIKFWVGDLPNGPAKFHVLFLMFVALMFFVSLMFLFSYHCWLVAKNRSTLEAFSAPVFVNGPDRHGFNVGIRKNLQQVFGKDRRLWFIPVFTSQGNGHYFPLKNRSECQNPLLANKEMWEESDDASEEGSWVEDQDPSVTIEMED